The following are encoded in a window of Fibrobacter sp. UWB2 genomic DNA:
- a CDS encoding ThiF family adenylyltransferase — MGIEKGIFNRTSLLLGDDVMDCIYQKRVIIFGLGGVGSWCAESLVRSGIKELVLVDSDRVCVTNVNRQLMATTKTVGQVKVEVLKNRLLEINPHANVVALQDIYEEANTDKFQLDTFDYIIDAIDSLENKMQLLWHATHTKATVFSSMGAALKMDPTRIKVAEFWKVTGCPLARALRDKFKRKKLWLKKKVLCVYSDELLKNRGQNSSCGTDACMCPKVRQERSEAELKNAELVDHEWCSSKAQINGTMAHATAIFGFMIAGLVMNDIYQKALTQAE, encoded by the coding sequence ATGGGAATTGAAAAAGGCATTTTCAACCGCACATCGCTCCTTCTCGGAGACGATGTTATGGACTGTATCTACCAAAAACGCGTCATCATTTTTGGACTCGGCGGAGTCGGCAGCTGGTGTGCCGAAAGCCTGGTGCGTTCCGGCATCAAGGAACTTGTGCTCGTCGATTCTGACCGCGTGTGCGTCACCAACGTAAACCGCCAGCTGATGGCCACCACCAAAACCGTGGGCCAAGTCAAAGTCGAAGTGCTTAAAAACCGCTTGTTAGAAATCAATCCGCACGCAAACGTCGTCGCACTGCAAGACATCTACGAAGAAGCGAATACGGACAAGTTCCAGCTAGACACATTCGATTACATCATCGACGCTATCGACAGCCTCGAAAACAAGATGCAGTTGCTTTGGCACGCCACGCACACCAAGGCAACCGTATTCTCGTCGATGGGAGCCGCCCTCAAGATGGACCCCACGCGAATCAAGGTCGCTGAATTCTGGAAGGTTACAGGTTGCCCGCTCGCACGCGCACTTCGCGACAAGTTCAAGCGAAAAAAATTGTGGCTCAAGAAAAAAGTACTTTGCGTTTATAGCGACGAACTCTTAAAAAATCGCGGTCAAAATTCTTCTTGCGGAACCGACGCCTGCATGTGTCCTAAAGTCCGCCAAGAACGCAGCGAAGCGGAACTCAAGAACGCCGAACTTGTCGATCACGAATGGTGTAGCAGCAAGGCTCAAATCAACGGCACCATGGCACATGCCACGGCCATTTTCGGCTTTATGATTGCAGGTCTTGTGATGAACGACATTTATCAGAAAGCACTAACGCAAGCCGAGTGA
- a CDS encoding AAA family ATPase encodes MQLHYENTIENYFKNKREMLGKEGVSEKSLSGQPTFIDLKIMEFWSRFMRHYPDGDCRVFCDKYMTDECVATFLDRVYESRECIELPTGITTEIENKWYKAKDLLEEFHKSRRIIFAKHFLSFVAHWGDGDVYTRLLLSRSIQECSANWLAGGCDESDVSMQRAFELKRLFHLSDEALDLVLYLWLRDHHNMFFKVEKISKMFDYFDPSERGSFRRISLIAGLEPATLHELCSKESALIKFQLVRMEETNRNADLKIKRRELYLASEVSDFLYGFSDMSRIMDLKTAPKPCVEYAQIAKTNPQALFVLQMLKTHQKGSPLNILFYGREGTGKTELAKALAQELNVPLLAVGLGDESMDKESLLQTRLRSMLLADWECERSGGVILMDEADLVLNQAEKGLLNIIFENLKTPVIWITNNIACIENSTRRRFDYSLEFFTFSNKERVAIWQSVLKAQQAESILCNDEIENIAKEIPVMAGSITLAVRQAQLMQAADFSPLNVVREIATSHAKLLGISMGSQEAKGNEYNMECVRISSGDIKNIDYVVPMLKNFDAQWRASKLNGRRENLNIFLYGPPGTGKSAYAKHIAHDILGRDLLVKRASDILGGIVGDTERNIREMFREAEQSDAILFIDEADSFFENRGNAKNHWEVTLVNEFICQMDAFNGMLIAATNYENVLDWAIRRRFQLKLAFDYMDSKQVSKTWTSFFGDKCPREVLACDNVSISDFQNVRRKLAYVPADLRTRELIMQNMLEEIANKDDHQGRRLGL; translated from the coding sequence ATGCAGTTACATTATGAAAATACAATTGAAAATTACTTTAAAAATAAGCGCGAAATGCTTGGTAAAGAGGGTGTCTCTGAAAAGTCTCTGAGCGGTCAGCCGACTTTTATAGACTTGAAAATTATGGAATTTTGGAGCCGCTTTATGCGGCATTATCCAGATGGGGATTGCAGAGTCTTTTGCGACAAGTATATGACGGATGAATGCGTTGCGACTTTTTTGGATAGAGTGTATGAATCCCGTGAATGCATTGAACTTCCTACTGGAATTACGACGGAGATTGAGAATAAGTGGTACAAGGCGAAGGATCTTCTTGAAGAATTCCATAAAAGCCGAAGAATCATTTTTGCAAAGCATTTCCTGAGCTTTGTTGCTCATTGGGGCGATGGTGATGTTTATACACGCCTGTTGCTTTCTCGGTCAATTCAAGAGTGTTCCGCAAACTGGCTTGCTGGCGGATGCGATGAAAGCGATGTGTCGATGCAGAGGGCTTTTGAATTGAAGCGCCTTTTCCATCTTTCGGATGAAGCTTTGGATCTTGTGCTGTACTTGTGGCTTCGCGATCATCATAACATGTTTTTTAAGGTTGAAAAGATCTCGAAGATGTTTGATTACTTTGATCCGTCCGAACGGGGATCGTTTAGGCGAATTTCTTTGATTGCGGGGCTAGAGCCGGCGACATTGCATGAACTCTGTTCAAAGGAGAGTGCGCTTATCAAGTTTCAGCTGGTGCGTATGGAGGAGACGAATCGAAATGCAGACTTGAAAATCAAGCGGCGTGAACTGTATTTGGCGAGCGAGGTGAGCGATTTTCTGTATGGCTTTTCGGATATGTCGAGGATTATGGATTTAAAGACTGCGCCAAAGCCTTGTGTTGAATATGCTCAAATTGCCAAGACGAATCCGCAGGCACTTTTTGTTTTGCAGATGCTGAAGACACATCAGAAGGGCTCGCCACTCAATATCCTTTTTTACGGTCGTGAAGGAACTGGAAAAACGGAACTTGCGAAAGCGCTTGCTCAGGAGTTGAATGTCCCATTGCTTGCTGTGGGCTTGGGTGACGAATCTATGGATAAGGAATCCCTTTTGCAGACTCGTTTGCGTTCTATGTTGCTTGCTGATTGGGAATGTGAGCGGAGTGGTGGCGTAATCTTGATGGACGAGGCTGATTTGGTTTTGAATCAGGCGGAGAAAGGTTTGCTGAATATCATTTTTGAGAATCTGAAAACACCTGTTATTTGGATTACGAATAATATTGCGTGTATTGAAAATAGTACTCGTCGCCGGTTTGATTATTCGCTGGAATTTTTCACGTTCAGTAATAAGGAACGCGTTGCGATTTGGCAGTCTGTTCTTAAAGCGCAACAGGCGGAATCGATTTTGTGTAATGACGAAATAGAGAATATTGCCAAGGAAATTCCCGTGATGGCGGGGAGCATTACGTTGGCGGTTCGTCAAGCACAGCTGATGCAAGCGGCGGATTTTTCCCCGTTGAATGTGGTTCGTGAAATTGCGACGTCTCATGCCAAACTTTTGGGCATATCGATGGGTTCGCAAGAGGCTAAAGGAAACGAGTATAATATGGAATGTGTCCGCATTTCTAGCGGGGATATAAAGAATATTGATTATGTCGTTCCGATGCTCAAAAATTTCGATGCGCAATGGCGTGCTTCAAAATTGAATGGACGCAGAGAAAACTTGAACATCTTTTTGTACGGTCCTCCGGGAACGGGGAAGTCGGCTTATGCAAAGCATATTGCTCATGATATTCTTGGTCGAGATTTGCTTGTGAAGCGTGCAAGCGATATCCTTGGCGGAATTGTGGGCGATACGGAACGCAACATTCGTGAAATGTTCAGAGAAGCTGAACAGAGCGATGCTATTCTCTTCATTGATGAGGCTGATAGCTTCTTTGAAAATCGTGGCAATGCAAAAAATCACTGGGAAGTAACTTTGGTAAATGAGTTTATTTGTCAAATGGATGCGTTCAACGGAATGCTTATCGCAGCGACGAATTACGAGAACGTTTTGGATTGGGCAATCCGTCGGCGTTTTCAGCTGAAGCTGGCGTTTGACTATATGGACTCTAAGCAGGTTTCGAAAACATGGACATCGTTCTTTGGGGATAAATGCCCAAGAGAAGTTCTTGCTTGCGATAATGTGTCCATTAGCGATTTTCAGAATGTTCGCCGTAAACTTGCCTACGTTCCCGCCGACTTGCGCACGCGAGAACTGATTATGCAGAACATGCTCGAAGAAATTGCCAATAAAGATGACCATCAAGGACGCAGACTGGGGCTGTAA
- a CDS encoding type II toxin-antitoxin system death-on-curing family toxin, with amino-acid sequence MDKNEKLEIANVISDFRTALETLDRYDHQQLEIPKAGDYAETKGAITYELAMDAIAVLKEKFRDSGIFGVEKDASFKSSLGQIYQTFDGKDLYPTVQLKAATLLYLLVKNHSFIDGNKRIAAFIFLWYMSRNEILYRVDGSKILSDGALVALTLLIAESKPEERETMVKLVVNLIL; translated from the coding sequence ATGGATAAAAACGAAAAACTTGAAATTGCAAACGTCATCAGCGATTTTAGAACGGCCCTCGAAACGTTGGACCGGTACGACCATCAACAACTTGAAATCCCCAAGGCGGGCGACTATGCTGAAACGAAAGGTGCCATAACATACGAACTCGCCATGGACGCTATCGCTGTGCTCAAGGAAAAGTTCCGCGACAGCGGCATCTTCGGCGTTGAAAAAGATGCCTCTTTCAAAAGTTCTCTCGGACAAATTTACCAGACCTTCGACGGCAAGGACCTTTATCCGACCGTACAGCTAAAAGCCGCAACGCTCCTCTATCTACTCGTCAAGAACCATTCCTTTATCGATGGCAACAAGCGCATCGCCGCATTCATTTTCTTGTGGTACATGTCTCGCAACGAAATCCTCTACCGCGTGGATGGCTCCAAAATTTTGAGTGACGGCGCTCTCGTCGCCCTCACGCTACTCATCGCCGAAAGCAAGCCCGAAGAGCGCGAAACCATGGTCAAGCTCGTCGTAAACTTGATTCTGTGA
- a CDS encoding Rpn family recombination-promoting nuclease/putative transposase, producing MSQEKTRSRDHDGFFRYVYSVPKNAKALLNICSKNNSDLDRILAGVNLDTLVRLPDTYSEVGERGEADIAFKAHLSGGGEINVGILLEHKSKQEKSVLNQVGRYALRVILDHEDEVFSWIPTKAIIIYNGPTGWDPLAEFRKKARAKFQGNELPFECVLVNLAAADDIACVESDSPAAAVGVMAMKYAFSPEGFKSAIPNVETILRKMPSAEQATLVEKIILYLGEYIDESTVEKLQMAWKSIGQRMGFVSAGDARRAAEKAGREDGMKKGLEEGLEKGFDNALDVMRKLGVPEEKIQEAKAMQEKASNN from the coding sequence ATGAGTCAAGAAAAAACTCGGTCGCGTGACCACGACGGATTCTTCCGCTATGTGTATAGCGTTCCCAAGAATGCCAAGGCGCTGTTGAACATCTGCAGTAAAAACAATAGCGATCTTGATAGGATTCTTGCAGGTGTAAACTTGGATACGCTTGTGCGTCTGCCGGACACCTACAGCGAAGTTGGCGAACGCGGCGAGGCGGACATTGCGTTCAAGGCGCATCTTTCGGGAGGCGGCGAAATCAATGTCGGCATTCTTTTGGAACATAAGTCCAAACAGGAGAAGAGCGTGCTTAATCAGGTTGGGCGTTACGCTCTTCGAGTCATCTTGGATCACGAAGACGAAGTGTTCAGCTGGATTCCGACGAAGGCGATTATCATTTATAACGGTCCTACCGGATGGGATCCTTTGGCTGAATTTCGCAAAAAAGCTCGTGCTAAATTCCAGGGGAATGAGCTTCCTTTTGAGTGCGTGCTTGTGAACCTTGCTGCAGCTGATGATATTGCCTGTGTTGAATCTGATTCCCCTGCGGCGGCTGTCGGGGTAATGGCGATGAAATACGCTTTCAGTCCTGAAGGCTTTAAGTCGGCTATCCCGAATGTCGAAACTATTCTTCGTAAAATGCCTAGCGCTGAGCAGGCTACCCTTGTTGAAAAAATCATACTATATTTAGGAGAGTATATTGACGAAAGTACCGTGGAGAAACTTCAGATGGCATGGAAAAGTATCGGACAGAGGATGGGCTTTGTAAGCGCCGGGGATGCCCGCCGTGCCGCTGAAAAAGCCGGTCGGGAAGATGGCATGAAAAAAGGTCTTGAAGAAGGTCTCGAAAAGGGTTTCGACAATGCCTTGGATGTTATGCGCAAGCTTGGGGTTCCTGAAGAAAAAATTCAGGAAGCAAAGGCGATGCAGGAAAAGGCATCAAATAATTGA
- a CDS encoding AAA family ATPase has translation MSIGGITFKTINGKRYAYYQWTENGKQHSRRVKDDEFAELAAKIATEKAKKNSSKNIQQLMVAENIAPYSAKPDFKTDIKIGAQLTRFFEPVMKWKKRECFGALHDYIYGENNDRVLILYGLRRTGKTTLIRQLIGEMSADMQQKTAFIQLSSRHSLADVNHDLKQLELLGFRYVFIDEVTLLNDFIEGAALFSDIFAAGGMKVVLSGTDSLGFVFSEDEQLYDRCILLHTTFIPYREFENVLGIAGIDKFIEFGGTMSMGGSNYNTDKFTFATQKSANDYVDSAIARNIQHSLKCYQHEGHFRALQDLYNAGELTSAINRIVEDVNHRFTIDVLTKKFKSSDLRISASNLRRDRNKPTDILDRIDINAFTKQLKHLLLIKDKAEQSVEISEPHRIEIKEYLDLLDLTCDIDIVNMSNLNEHRTRTVLSQPGLRYAQASALIKSLLLDETFKQVPIIERMAIEKRILDEIRGRMMEEIVLLETKIAKPTKQVFQLQFAVGEFDMVVFDPQNACSEIYEIKHSDKIAKEQCRHLLDPKKCAETEFRYGKILSKNVIYRGAKDRFGDINYLNVEEYLKGL, from the coding sequence ATGAGCATCGGCGGAATTACATTTAAGACCATCAACGGCAAGCGTTACGCTTACTATCAATGGACCGAAAACGGCAAACAGCACAGTCGCCGTGTCAAGGATGATGAATTTGCGGAACTCGCTGCAAAAATTGCAACAGAAAAAGCGAAAAAGAACTCGTCAAAAAACATTCAGCAACTGATGGTCGCTGAAAATATAGCACCATATTCAGCAAAACCCGATTTCAAAACCGACATAAAAATCGGAGCACAACTCACCCGTTTTTTTGAACCCGTCATGAAATGGAAAAAGCGCGAATGTTTCGGCGCGCTCCACGATTACATTTACGGAGAAAACAACGACCGAGTTCTCATCCTATACGGGCTACGTCGCACAGGCAAAACGACGCTCATCCGCCAACTAATTGGCGAAATGTCTGCCGACATGCAACAGAAAACGGCGTTTATCCAGCTGAGCTCTAGACATTCGCTCGCCGACGTCAACCACGACCTGAAACAATTAGAATTGCTTGGTTTTCGTTACGTATTCATTGACGAAGTGACATTGCTAAACGATTTCATCGAAGGTGCCGCATTATTCTCCGATATTTTCGCCGCCGGCGGCATGAAAGTGGTCCTATCGGGAACCGATTCCTTGGGATTCGTTTTTTCCGAAGACGAGCAACTTTATGATCGTTGCATTTTATTGCACACGACATTCATTCCCTATCGCGAATTTGAAAACGTTCTTGGAATTGCTGGCATCGATAAATTTATCGAGTTCGGTGGAACGATGAGCATGGGCGGGAGCAACTACAACACAGACAAGTTTACTTTTGCCACACAAAAAAGCGCAAACGATTACGTGGATTCCGCCATTGCACGCAACATCCAACATTCCCTCAAATGCTACCAGCACGAAGGGCATTTCCGCGCATTGCAAGATCTATACAATGCGGGCGAATTGACGAGTGCCATTAACCGCATCGTAGAAGATGTCAACCACAGATTTACCATAGACGTACTGACTAAAAAATTCAAGTCAAGCGATTTAAGAATATCGGCATCGAATCTGCGTCGCGACAGAAACAAGCCTACCGACATTCTCGATCGCATCGATATCAACGCTTTTACAAAACAACTAAAACATCTTTTGCTCATCAAGGACAAAGCAGAACAATCTGTAGAAATCAGCGAACCACACCGCATAGAAATCAAGGAATATCTTGACTTACTCGATTTGACTTGCGACATCGATATTGTCAACATGTCCAACCTGAACGAGCACCGTACACGTACAGTTCTTTCGCAACCAGGACTCCGTTACGCCCAAGCATCAGCACTCATCAAGAGCCTTTTGCTAGATGAGACGTTCAAACAAGTTCCGATTATTGAGCGTATGGCAATCGAGAAACGAATTCTCGATGAAATCCGTGGACGCATGATGGAAGAGATCGTACTCCTGGAAACCAAAATTGCAAAACCCACAAAGCAAGTTTTCCAATTGCAGTTTGCCGTCGGCGAATTCGACATGGTGGTATTCGACCCACAAAATGCCTGTTCCGAAATTTACGAAATCAAGCATAGTGACAAAATTGCTAAAGAACAATGCCGCCATTTGCTTGACCCTAAGAAATGTGCCGAAACAGAATTCCGCTACGGGAAAATCTTAAGCAAGAACGTCATCTACCGCGGAGCAAAAGACCGCTTTGGCGATATTAATTATTTGAATGTAGAAGAGTATTTGAAAGGACTATAA
- a CDS encoding LeoA/HP0731 family dynamin-like GTPase translates to MKELKSVLEKKEFMKTKLIKLREIIENKSEIIQNSKNYINKIDRFVNSINGPIKIVFLGSFSAGKTTAIAGLLEEEKDDMQINTDESSNTIKSYCVRGLEDRCVFIDTPGLFGNKESDNGDEKIRYEDMTLRYISEANVIVYVVEAENPLKESHRDSLNYVLRTLNKLPNTIFVINKMDSVADLSEEDDFKEQCLIKTENLINKLKLFINLEEEEAKKVNVVCVSLDPGKKSLKKWFANDERKTLYLGKSRIQNLRKKLIEILEVNECKDLMGETIESVVSDICCQIQNEINSSLQETNNNLQCYKKEKNDIERELQLFVNKQTNFENMTNKRMNDVLALIESADSESISQFDKNFFLKLGDSWKESWNNLFGDIYSIEAFYLPQLILEKHDVAESQSISIFDGIKVVGGLAQKGASLIEEEKIDNKKVLAARNEIRNYTGVNHKFKPHGAKKVANKINQVGHTLEGVSRVADFTCKNKEHIEKVVNTIASLGQRIYAQYELKKQKNELKRDVVKLFDDFKPSTIEIESYKDGLKEKCGQIKQIACEIEKKKMNLEETISQIEKLKNADE, encoded by the coding sequence ATGAAAGAGCTTAAATCTGTTCTTGAAAAGAAAGAATTTATGAAGACGAAATTGATAAAGCTAAGAGAAATTATAGAAAATAAATCGGAAATTATTCAAAATTCAAAAAACTATATAAACAAGATTGATCGTTTTGTAAATTCAATTAACGGTCCAATAAAGATTGTGTTTCTAGGAAGCTTTTCTGCAGGGAAAACTACTGCTATTGCGGGCCTGCTTGAAGAAGAAAAAGATGATATGCAGATAAATACGGATGAATCGTCTAACACTATAAAATCCTATTGTGTCCGTGGTCTTGAGGACCGGTGTGTGTTCATTGACACTCCGGGTTTGTTTGGAAATAAAGAAAGTGATAATGGTGATGAGAAAATCCGCTATGAGGATATGACATTACGATACATATCCGAAGCGAATGTAATAGTATATGTCGTTGAAGCTGAAAATCCTTTAAAAGAAAGCCATAGGGATTCTTTGAATTATGTGTTGCGGACGTTAAATAAGTTGCCCAACACGATTTTTGTTATCAACAAAATGGATTCGGTTGCTGATTTGTCTGAAGAAGATGATTTTAAAGAGCAATGCCTCATAAAAACAGAGAATTTAATAAATAAGTTGAAATTATTTATAAATCTTGAAGAAGAAGAAGCTAAAAAAGTTAATGTTGTATGTGTATCCCTTGATCCAGGAAAAAAATCCTTAAAAAAGTGGTTTGCCAATGATGAGCGAAAAACGCTTTACTTAGGCAAATCTAGAATTCAAAATTTACGAAAAAAATTAATCGAAATTTTGGAAGTTAATGAATGTAAAGATCTTATGGGAGAAACGATTGAATCAGTTGTAAGTGATATTTGTTGCCAAATTCAAAATGAAATAAATTCATCTTTACAAGAAACTAATAATAACCTTCAATGTTATAAAAAAGAAAAGAACGACATAGAACGAGAATTGCAACTCTTTGTGAATAAGCAAACTAATTTTGAAAATATGACGAATAAGAGAATGAATGATGTTCTCGCCTTAATAGAAAGTGCTGATAGTGAATCAATTTCTCAGTTTGACAAGAATTTTTTCTTAAAATTGGGGGATTCTTGGAAAGAAAGCTGGAACAACTTATTTGGTGATATCTATAGTATCGAAGCGTTCTATCTACCTCAACTTATTCTTGAAAAACACGATGTTGCTGAATCACAAAGCATCTCTATATTTGATGGAATAAAGGTTGTCGGAGGCCTTGCACAAAAAGGAGCCTCATTGATAGAAGAAGAGAAAATTGATAATAAAAAAGTACTTGCGGCAAGAAATGAAATTCGAAATTATACAGGAGTAAACCATAAATTTAAACCTCATGGAGCTAAAAAAGTGGCTAATAAAATTAACCAGGTTGGCCATACTTTAGAAGGTGTTTCAAGGGTAGCAGATTTTACCTGTAAAAATAAAGAGCATATTGAAAAAGTTGTAAACACCATTGCTAGTTTAGGACAAAGAATATACGCTCAATACGAATTAAAGAAACAAAAAAATGAGCTGAAAAGAGATGTTGTAAAATTATTTGATGATTTTAAGCCTAGTACAATAGAAATAGAGTCTTACAAAGATGGATTAAAAGAAAAGTGCGGACAGATTAAACAAATTGCCTGTGAAATAGAAAAGAAAAAAATGAATTTAGAGGAAACCATTTCTCAAATAGAAAAATTGAAAAATGCTGATGAATAA
- a CDS encoding GTPase domain-containing protein: MNFKDSLISELTERRNLVSLLLDDGKIDGRIIGTGQADYTKDNAEYHLSCNGKNFILIDVPGIEGDEEKYKSLIDRALKKAHLVLFVSSSEKKPEPATVNKIKQYLKYTSKVYALCNIRGKADAYEFEEDRENLENEKGIEVKEQTSEILKCAFGNETFLGINSIQGLLAFCGAAVDANGETSICGPRKGKNLRKVQENFKKYFSYQEMLKFSQIAFLQKLIETKIESYEKDIWESNKIRAEKYMQTRITELQAVFDDVEKNIDGNNKLIDESIRKMRNYFSHEITETKNNVESIIEKKFVKCENEMCHIIDIYIGSYSSKKINKELMRCVDDLQQNTNGEINGIIKKMVESLNTSLNQETNYLRKSMSKADFADSGSMKIRKIYIKNISDMSLPVDVEFFSKSVIESGSKLYDLGKKNSGVLNVVNGKMRFDLKKISYEDALNVADAAFNILESIVGKALNFYQRKSKINQIKNQIRNQLLQQKNVFVSEVDKQIDEAKEMIEERFLSLLDEDKKSTNYLKKIFADQLESLKCTYNNIREMTYERA; encoded by the coding sequence ATGAATTTTAAAGATTCTTTGATTAGTGAGTTGACTGAAAGGCGAAATTTAGTGAGCCTCCTTCTAGATGATGGTAAAATCGATGGACGGATTATTGGAACCGGGCAGGCTGATTATACTAAGGATAATGCAGAATATCATTTAAGTTGTAATGGAAAAAATTTTATTCTTATAGATGTTCCTGGAATTGAAGGGGACGAAGAAAAATACAAATCACTGATTGATCGAGCTTTGAAAAAAGCTCATTTAGTTCTTTTTGTAAGTAGTTCAGAAAAGAAACCGGAACCAGCAACGGTAAATAAGATTAAGCAATATTTAAAATACACGTCAAAAGTGTATGCCTTGTGCAATATACGAGGAAAAGCTGATGCATATGAATTTGAAGAGGATCGGGAAAATCTAGAGAATGAAAAAGGTATTGAAGTAAAAGAGCAGACTTCAGAAATATTGAAATGTGCTTTTGGAAATGAAACGTTTTTAGGAATTAATTCAATTCAGGGGCTTCTTGCTTTTTGTGGAGCCGCTGTTGACGCAAACGGGGAAACTTCTATTTGTGGACCCAGAAAAGGAAAAAATTTAAGAAAAGTTCAAGAAAACTTTAAAAAATATTTTTCATATCAGGAAATGCTAAAATTTAGTCAAATAGCGTTTTTGCAAAAATTGATAGAGACGAAAATTGAATCTTATGAGAAAGATATTTGGGAAAGCAACAAAATTCGAGCAGAAAAATATATGCAGACTCGTATAACAGAGTTGCAGGCGGTTTTTGATGACGTTGAAAAAAATATTGATGGTAATAATAAGCTAATAGATGAATCGATTAGGAAAATGAGGAATTATTTTAGTCATGAGATTACAGAAACGAAAAATAATGTAGAAAGTATAATTGAAAAAAAATTTGTGAAATGTGAAAATGAAATGTGTCATATTATTGATATCTATATTGGGTCTTATTCGTCAAAAAAAATAAATAAAGAGTTGATGAGATGCGTTGATGATTTACAACAGAATACGAATGGAGAAATAAACGGTATTATAAAAAAAATGGTAGAATCGTTAAATACTTCATTAAATCAGGAAACAAACTATTTAAGAAAGTCTATGTCAAAAGCTGATTTTGCAGATTCTGGTTCAATGAAAATACGAAAAATTTACATAAAGAATATCTCTGATATGTCTTTACCAGTAGATGTAGAATTTTTTTCAAAATCTGTTATAGAGAGTGGAAGTAAACTTTATGATTTAGGAAAGAAAAATTCCGGAGTGTTGAATGTGGTAAATGGTAAAATGAGATTTGATTTAAAAAAAATATCATATGAAGATGCGTTGAATGTTGCGGATGCTGCTTTTAATATTCTTGAAAGTATTGTGGGCAAAGCTTTAAATTTTTATCAGAGAAAATCAAAAATAAATCAAATAAAAAACCAGATAAGGAATCAACTGCTACAACAAAAAAATGTATTTGTTAGTGAAGTTGATAAACAAATTGACGAAGCAAAAGAAATGATTGAAGAAAGATTTTTGTCACTGTTGGATGAGGATAAAAAATCAACAAACTATTTGAAAAAAATATTTGCAGATCAGTTAGAATCGTTAAAATGTACATATAATAATATCAGGGAGATGACTTATGAAAGAGCTTAA
- a CDS encoding phospholipase D-like domain-containing protein, whose protein sequence is MPTFTKYIQNEEHYSEVISRIATVRKTLWIGTADIKDVYVKQNGESIPLLGQLAGLLKRGVGVRLIHAKEPGPNFREDFDRYKILATDLERVMCPRVHFKMMIFDLETAYIGSANLTGAGIGMKSSLRRNFEAGILTNDPHIVEPAIEQFDTLWMGAHCEKCGRQEFCSDRIK, encoded by the coding sequence ATGCCGACCTTTACCAAGTACATCCAAAACGAAGAACACTATTCCGAAGTAATTTCTCGTATCGCGACAGTTCGCAAAACGCTCTGGATCGGCACCGCCGACATCAAGGATGTTTATGTGAAACAGAACGGCGAATCAATCCCGTTGCTCGGACAACTCGCAGGACTGCTCAAGCGCGGCGTAGGCGTGCGGCTCATTCATGCAAAAGAACCCGGCCCGAACTTCCGCGAAGATTTCGACCGCTATAAGATTCTTGCGACCGACCTCGAACGCGTCATGTGTCCGCGAGTGCATTTCAAGATGATGATATTCGACCTTGAAACCGCTTACATCGGCTCTGCAAACTTGACTGGAGCCGGCATCGGCATGAAAAGCTCGCTCCGTCGCAACTTCGAAGCGGGAATCCTCACGAATGACCCGCACATCGTCGAACCCGCTATAGAACAATTCGACACGCTTTGGATGGGCGCTCATTGCGAAAAATGCGGCCGCCAGGAATTCTGCAGCGATAGAATCAAGTAG